The Methanobacterium sp. genome window below encodes:
- a CDS encoding response regulator, whose product MSGAKILVVEDEAILIMELQDGLRSWGYKPFTATSGEEAIKKAAKIKPDLILMDIMFKGEIDGIEAVQQINAHQDIPVIYLTAHSSNEVLERAKATKPHAYLIKPFNERELQITIETALKTQK is encoded by the coding sequence ATGTCCGGTGCAAAAATACTGGTGGTTGAAGATGAGGCCATTTTGATAATGGAACTTCAAGATGGGTTGAGGTCATGGGGTTACAAACCATTTACAGCCACTTCTGGAGAAGAAGCCATTAAAAAGGCAGCTAAAATAAAACCAGATTTAATCTTAATGGATATCATGTTTAAAGGCGAAATAGATGGAATAGAAGCAGTCCAGCAGATCAATGCCCACCAGGATATTCCAGTAATATATCTTACAGCTCATAGCAGCAATGAAGTATTAGAACGTGCAAAGGCAACAAAGCCACATGCTTATTTGATAAAGCCTTTTAATGAAAGAGAATTGCAGATTACGATTGAAACAGCTCTAAAAACACAGAAGTAA
- a CDS encoding DUF4064 domain-containing protein, whose protein sequence is MVEEVKEQSQVLETVKEPSRTLELVLGIMGGFFGLLGGIGAVMIGSFGEAFNVAGYSDIMISGTIAIIVSITGVIGAVMVKNKPQTGGIIMILSAIIGFICIFVFYILGGFFLALGGVLALVRK, encoded by the coding sequence ATGGTTGAAGAAGTAAAAGAACAATCTCAAGTTTTAGAAACTGTTAAAGAACCATCAAGAACTTTAGAATTAGTTCTTGGGATTATGGGCGGATTTTTTGGATTACTTGGAGGCATTGGAGCTGTAATGATTGGTAGCTTTGGAGAAGCTTTTAATGTGGCTGGTTATTCTGATATAATGATTTCTGGGACAATTGCAATCATTGTGTCAATTACAGGAGTTATAGGGGCTGTAATGGTCAAGAATAAGCCACAAACCGGCGGTATAATAATGATACTAAGTGCAATAATAGGATTCATCTGCATCTTTGTATTTTATATACTGGGAGGTTTCTTCCTGGCACTTGGAGGTGTACTGGCTTTAGTGAGGAAATGA